In Daphnia magna isolate NIES linkage group LG6, ASM2063170v1.1, whole genome shotgun sequence, the following are encoded in one genomic region:
- the LOC116925794 gene encoding uncharacterized protein LOC116925794 — MTDPTSSTKAATTNSSCSLNKWRVIPIVVVFLITLAVLLCVYRLRADSSAPSQITASSSRHSTKAGNTRNRAKELKSIWEEGRTNDRWLVVTDDQDTAFICALADISAELEWRMLVVGNNISCCRKTCMLLDDLKLKNLHYEILTAMESTSRVEARRNAGYLYAIQHGARHIFDSYPETYTSAKIPLETFRREMFRQLQNVALNVALGVVSERPYVKRVQNPYAHFGRPDLWTEGFRRNNQRFIHNHIYRICEVRPPSIEKFLDIDEDYFDWAAPALTLPGSTVAPFSSKNTLYSIEAFWGLVLFPTGNSSQVPTIPPHLLRTLWNQAVLGDIAGSLKLSLANVSTLQRREKSRKNPADLREPDGLASFILKWTCSTRSSLSCTRDLFQTMFQLHYISFKSLGILQSWINDLKRSHYLEPPVIPRRRGQMNPCLGADGLYGVAFYPALPVKSISMEQLERRNATIERFKKEETRLDALNRALSETLDVSQSRPNVRDLVIQGPSIVYSESGEHNIAKEEPVIVLSAEAEGTHESPITSRHAKLYDSHGAIEMPILREFTDNACPGYSQLLPHIPDNPFKNVLLIVAMTAMRYEMIPMFEVVYREHFRNILYCGSPHDSIEIFLRKYQLSEDRSFSFLPIHSKYTYECLLGALEMGYNVDGWIMSTDDALINSWNIHQMNYSKLWYSGDSNVQVTAANWKTLDPGSQKLPRSLDGVQKVLEFLKSSLIGSVLPDDASSGVGSRGYHEHHHYSPSRITKREAEIGTGKFKDKLLLEKTVSESRNHTMEPHDDEGPHDATPKMSELSSDQMLHLSGRTTFDAIELKKAMNGSVGSAPQPRKLSSLNYVFDTGDNKTEIDVELIEDEATTTKVKSEHQEIEDVLAKPVNTTSSKSVEIDNPTIPAEDEDITSMEIERSFINVHNTDLRKSDGIDDVRLPPVAGDVEIELPLLSTLQNTTSVEADLIEAVELMVSEEDVFAEGDDLSESETERPVSEVLRKLLVATRNTTNVEQPDLTEVIETVSNVSTEHNSSSTSSAEKLSNYTNSPPELTVIIEEILVEDDQNKPVSDKQESPIVDLLEHQINSSTELSDPRETPLHNSSVSDPELVSSVEMEVTKPESNQTEIVGLEVAIASSISHNETSTPVIVEEHKHSEESTTTSKTTSSHPRSHPPTISGEEERKNAETLHVGDTLSTLKELYTLIKENLGVRSDDADDVRYADAAFYGGDRGYRLNPKSIHHFRCEKGTNLEFCKVSSEFLYQLSENIGKEFQLVYDKVPLYYIPKKDQLKFYLLSNLMLQHGVTDEIAIPLILSGLGPENEWVKLEKSYFGGVKGRTSDASTSKYPLFNTAAAVLYPTDLNTVTTDPKLQKIFCLKYLLRVLQL, encoded by the exons ATGACCGATCCAACCTCTTCGACCaaggcagcaacaacaaactcTTCTTGTAGCTTGAACAAATGGCGTGTCATACCTATTGTTGTCGTCTTTCTCATCACTCTTGCTGTGTTGTTATGCGTCTACCGACTGCGTGCTGATTCATCGGCGCCATCACAAATCACTGCTTCATCTTCTAGGCATTCAACAAAAGCTGG GAATACGAGGAATCGTGCCAAAGAATTGAAGAGCATTTGGGAAGAAGGACGAACGAACGATAGATGGTTGGTGGTTACCGATGACCAAGATACCGCTTTCATTTGTGCGCTTGCCGACATCTCTGCCGAATTGGAATGGCGCATGCTTGTTGTGGGAAACAACATAAGTTGCTgcag gaaaacgTGTATGCTGCTGGATGATTTGAAGCTGAAAAATTTGCATTATGAAATTCTCACGGCCATGGAGTCCACATCCAGGGTGGAAGCTCGTCGTAACGCCGGATATCTTTATGCCATTCAACATGGAGCACGCCATATTTTCGACTCTTATCCGGAGACGTACACGTCAGCAAAAATTCCATTGGAG ACGTTCAGACGCGAAATGTTTCGCCAGCTGCAGAACGTTGCCCTTAACGTTGCTCTCGGCGTAGTTAGCGAGAGGCCGTACGTGAAACGAGTTCAAAATCCTTACGCTCACTTTGGTCGTCCGGATTTGTGGACAGAAGGTTTCAGGAGAAATAATCAACGTTTCATTCACAACCACATTTATCGCATATGCGAAGTCAGACCTCCTTCAatagaaaag TTTTTAGATATAGACGAAGATTACTTTGATTGGGCAGCACCAGCCTTAACGTTGCCTGGATCGACGGTAGCACCATTTTCTTCCAAAAATACCTTGTACTCGATTGAAGCTTTCTGGGGACTCGTTCTCTTTCCTACCGGCAACTCATCGCAAGTACCTACCATCCCTCCCCATCTATTGCGAACATTGTG gaaTCAAGCCGTGCTGGGAGACATCGCCGGAAGCCTGAAGTTGTCCCTGGCCAACGTTTCTACATTGCAAAG ACGTGAGAAAAGCCGAAAAAATCCAGCAGATCTACGGGAGCCGGATGGCCTTGCTAGTTTCATCCTAAAGTGGACATGTTCGACCAGGTCGTCATTGAGCTGCACGCGCGATTTATTTCAGACCATGTTCCAGTTACACTACATCTCCTTCAAGAGCCTTGGCATTTTGCAGAGTTGGATCAACGATCTTAAACGTTCCCATTATCTCGAGCCGCCAGTTATTCCTCGTCGTAGGGGTCAGATGAACCCTTGTCTTGGTGCTGATGGTCTGTACGGTGTGGCCTTCTATCCAGCTCTTCCGGTGAAATCCATTAGTATGGAGCAGCTTGAGCGACGCAATGCAACAATTGAACgtttcaaaaaagaagaaacacgaCTTGACGCTTTGAACCGTGCCTTAAGCGAGACATTAGATGTTAGCCAGTCCAGGCCTAATGTTCGTGATCTCGTCATTCAAGGCCCTAGCATCGTGTACAGCGAATCAGGTGAACACAACATTGCAAAGGAGGAACCTGTTATTGTTCTCTCTGCTGAAGCTGAAGGCACTCACGAAAGCCCGATTACATCCCGTCACGCGAAACTCTACGATAGCCACGGTGCTATCGAGATGCCAATTTTGCGCGAATTTACCGACAATGCATGTCCAGGATATTCACAACTTTTGCCTCACATACCTGACAACCCTTTCAAAAACGTCTTGCTTATCGTGGCAATGACTGCGATGCGCTACGAAATGATTCCCATGTTCGAAGTAGTGTACCGGGAGCATTTCCGTAACATTCTTTACTGTGGCAGCCCGCATGATTCCATAGAAATCTTTCTGCGCAAAtatcagctatcagaagatcgttccttttcatttcttccaATCCATTCAAAGTATACTTACGAATGCCTTTTGGGTGCCCTTGAGATGGGCTACAACGTTGACGGATGGATCATGTCGACGGACGACGCCCTTATCAACAGCTGGAACATTCACCAAATGAATTACTCGAAACTCTGGTACAGTGGCGACTCCAATGTTCAAGTTACAGCTGCAAATTGGAAAACGTTAGATCCTGGAAGTCAAAAGTTGCCGAGAAGCCTTGACGGTGTTCAAAAAGTCCTTGAATTCCTCAAGAGCTCTTTGATTGGATCAGTTCTACCAGACGATGCCAGCAGCGGAGTTGGTAGCCGTGGGTATCACGAACATCATCATTACAGTCCATCCAGAATAACCAAACGAGAAGCGGAAATTGGAACAGGCAAATTTAAAGACAAATTGCTGTTGGAGAAAACAGTTTCGGAATCTCGGAATCATACGATGGAACCACATGATGATGAGGGTCCCCACGATGCCACGCCCAAAATGTCCGAACTTTCATCAGACCAAATGCTTCATTTAAGTGGACGGACAACATTTGACGCGATCGAGCTGAAGAAAGCTATGAACGGCAGTGTTGGCTCAGCACCTCAACCAAGAAAATTATCTTCCTTGAATTACGTTTTCGATACGGGAGATAACAAAACGGAAATCGACGTTGAATTGATTGAAGACGAGGCAACTACCACAAAAGTTAAATCTGAACACCAAGAAATTGAAGATGTGTTGGCCAAGCCAGTGAACACCACATCGAGTAAATCGGTTGAAATTGATAATCCCACTATTCCAGCAGAGGATGAGGACATAACATCGATGGAAATTGAACGATCATTCATCAACGTGCACAACACCGATTTAAGAAAGTCTGACGGAATTGATGATGTTAGGTTACCACCCGTGGCTGGCGATGTGGAAATCGAGCTACCATTATTATCCACCCTTCAGAATACAACCTCTGTTGAGGCTGACCTAATTGAAGCTGTCGAGCTAATGGTTTCTGAAGAAGACGTATTTGCTGAAGGCGACGACCTAAGTGAAAGTGAAACAGAAAGACCTGTTTCTGAGGTTTTGCGCAAACTTCTCGTTGCTACTCGTAACACTACCAATGTGGAACAACCGGATTTGACTGAGGTCATCGAGACAGTAAGCAACGTTTCTACAGAGCATAACTCATCATCAACGAGTTCTGCAGAAAAGCTTTCAAATTATACCAACTCACCTCCTGAGCTTACTGTCATTATCGAAGAGATATTGGTAGAAGATGATCAGAACAAACCTGTTTCGGATAAGCAAGAGAGTCCTATTGTTGACCTGCTAGAACATCAGATAAACTCATCAACAGAACTGTCTGACCCACGAGAAACGCCTTTACACAATAGCAGTGTCAGTGATCCAGAGCTCGTCAGTTCGGTCGAAATGGAGGTCACAAAACCTGAAAGCAATCAAACAGAAATTGTTGGACTGGAGGTTGCAATTGCTTCTTCTATATCTCACAACGAAACGTCGACTCCTGTAATCGTCGAAGAACACAAGCATTCGGAAGAGTCGACGACAACATCCAAAACTACGTCATCGCATCCCCGAAGTCATCCACCGACGATATCGGGAGAAGAAGAGCGGAAGAACGCGGAGACGTTGCATGTTGGTGACACTTTATCGACCTTGAAAGAGCTCTATACTTTGATCAAAGAAAATCTGGGAGTTCGATCAGACGACGCTGATGACGTCAGATATGCTGACGCAGCGTTTTATGGTGGTGATCGTGGTTACAGATTAAATCCAAAATCGATTCATCATTTCCGCTGTGAAAAAGGCACGAATTTAGAATTTTGCAAAGTTTCGTCTGAATTTCTTTACCAACTGTCGGAGAATATTGGAAAAGAATTCCAATTGGTTTACGACAAGGTTCCGCTGTATTACATTCCGAAGAAGGATCAGCTAAAGTTTTATCTTCTCAGCAATTTGATGTTGCAACACGGTGTGACTGATGAGATCGCCATTCCACTCATCCTTTCTGGTTTGGGTCCAGAAAATGAATGGGTCAAACTAGAAAAGTCCTATTTTGGTGGAGTGAAGGGTCGCACTAGCGACGCTTCCACCAGTAAATATCCGCTGTTCAACACCGCAGCCGCCGTATTATACCCGACAGATTTGAACACAGTTACCACCGACCCAAAACTTCAAAAGATTTTCTGCTTGAAATACTTGTTGCGAGTTCTTCAGTTGTAA
- the LOC116925807 gene encoding major facilitator superfamily domain-containing protein 6 isoform X1, whose amino-acid sequence MDVEINKKLLPMKAHYFFFNAGLAPLMPFIPTYARQLGVSQVGVGLMYTVFPFVGLLAKPLFGTIADKFKIGKQIFITAIIFTAIFFTSIYYVPAKTSEAIIDFDCSIMTLLKTCEVSDNCTLTRINLENPDMMSTMECTLTCHSLESQFLEEMCETWNVTDVCNKNLTSIEMKTYSNMSKALLEQTCLYFPVESIMLNETKVENPYCKTASSMKCSTVCNSATVMSYLQKPLTETPQEPYYATVQFQMLFGLMIGAWASTAVVVSLGDSICFNLLGSKPHDYGRQRLWGALGWGISAIFAGYLIDSVSHGKNMKDYTPSFILVFIMLTINAISVSRIKIDYRQEPYAFQKVVSLFKDVKVVLFLFSCITFGICIGSIWQFLFWYLEDLASAQGCDSLEWIKLLEGLAMGIQCFAGEAPFLFLSGWFLNKLGHVHTMTMILLVMGFRLICYSLLTNPWLTLPIELLNGLTLGVYWSTMTSYAYLIAPPGAGSTLQGIFGALFEGIGTAVGSLLGGFIFQNYGGATMYRSFGIYTLVFGILYSSIHAFMDRRNKLTRKELATGIEDYSSTESYSRVNHGPDDRL is encoded by the exons ATGGAtgtggaaatcaataaaaaactCCTTCCTATGAAGGctcattatttctttttcaacgcCG GCCTTGCACCTCTAATGCCCTTCATTCCGACGTACGCCCGGCAATTAGGCGTATCTCAAGTCGGAGTTGGATTAATGTACACGGTGTTCCCGTTTGTTGGTCTTTTAGCGAAACCACTCTTTGGCACTATTGCagataaatttaaaattggcaaacaaatatttatcACTGCAATCATTTTTACTGCCATATTCTTTACAAGCATCTACTATGTTCCTGCCAAAACCAGTGAAGCAATTATTGATTTTGACTGCAGCATAATGACATTATTAAAGACATGTGAAGTAAGTGACAACTGCACACTCACACGAATTAATTTGGAAAATCCTGACATGATGTCAACAATGGAATGCACACTGACGTGCCATTCCCTTGAAAGCCAATTTCTTGAAGAGATGTGCGAAACCTGGAATGTTACTGATGTTTGCAACAAAAATCTAACATCAATTGAAATGAAAACCTATTCAAATATGAGCAAGGCTCTGTTGGAACAAACATGTCTCTATTTCCCTGTAGAAAGTATTATGTTGAATGAAACCAAAGTAGAAAATCCATACTGTAAGACAGCATCTTCAATGAAGTGCAGTACAGTGTGCAACAGTGCAACTGTGATGAGTTACCTTCAGAAACCTCTTACAGAAACTCCACAGGAGCCATACTATGCAACTGTCCAATTTCAAATGCTATTTGGCCTAATGATTGGTGCTTGGGCTAGCACTGCAGTTGTTGTTAGCTTAGGAGATAGCATCTGCTTTAATTTGCTGG GGAGCAAACCGCATGACTATGGAAGGCAAAGGTTATGGGGCGCATTAGGTTGGGGTATATCGGCAATTTTTGCCGGATATCTCATTGATTCAGTAAGCCATGGAAAAAACATGAAAGACTACACTCCAAGTTTCATATTAGTATTTATTATGTTAACAATAAATGCCATTTCTGTATCCAGAATCAAG attGATTACCGCCAAGAGCCTTATGCATTTCAAAAAGTTGTGTCACTTTTCAAAGACGTGAAAGTTGTTCTATTCCTATTCAGTTGTATCACATTCGGAATTTGCATAGGATCGATTTGGCAATTCCTTTTCTG GTATTTAGAAGACCTTGCTTCAGCACAAGGATGTGATTCTTTGGAGTGGATTAAGCTCTTAGAAGGCTTAGCTATGGGCATTCAATGTTTTGCCGGAGAGGCCCCATTTCTGTTTTTATCAG GATGGTTCTTAAACAAGCTTGGTCACGTTCACACCATGACCATGATTTTGTTGGTTATGGGCTTTCGCCTTATATGTTATTCTCTACTAACTAACCCGTGGCTCACACTACCGATAGAATTACTAAACGGATTAACGCTAGGCGTATATTGGTCAACG ATGACATCTTATGCCTACCTAATCGCTCCACCTGGAGCCGGTTCAACTTTACAGGGTATATTCGGAGCCCTTTTTGAAGGCATAg GAACTGCGGTGGGAAGTCTTCTAGGTGGTTTCATTTTCCAAAACTATGGAGGAGCTACCATGTATCGCTCATTCGGAATTTACACGCTAGTTTTTGGTATTCTCTACTCATCCATCCACGCCTTTATGGACCGAAGAAACAAATTGACACGTAAAG AATTGGCGACTGGCATTGAAGATTATTCAAGCACAG aaTCCTACAGTCGTGTAAACCATGGTCCTGATGATCGGCTGTAA
- the LOC116925807 gene encoding major facilitator superfamily domain-containing protein 6 isoform X2, with product MDVEINKKLLPMKAHYFFFNAGLAPLMPFIPTYARQLGVSQVGVGLMYTVFPFVGLLAKPLFGTIADKFKIGKQIFITAIIFTAIFFTSIYYVPAKTSEAIIDFDCSIMTLLKTCEVSDNCTLTRINLENPDMMSTMECTLTCHSLESQFLEEMCETWNVTDVCNKNLTSIEMKTYSNMSKALLEQTCLYFPVESIMLNETKVENPYCKTASSMKCSTVCNSATVMSYLQKPLTETPQEPYYATVQFQMLFGLMIGAWASTAVVVSLGDSICFNLLGSKPHDYGRQRLWGALGWGISAIFAGYLIDSVSHGKNMKDYTPSFILVFIMLTINAISVSRIKIDYRQEPYAFQKVVSLFKDVKVVLFLFSCITFGICIGSIWQFLFWYLEDLASAQGCDSLEWIKLLEGLAMGIQCFAGEAPFLFLSGWFLNKLGHVHTMTMILLVMGFRLICYSLLTNPWLTLPIELLNGLTLGVYWSTMTSYAYLIAPPGAGSTLQGIFGALFEGIGTAVGSLLGGFIFQNYGGATMYRSFGIYTLVFGILYSSIHAFMDRRNKLTRKESYSRVNHGPDDRL from the exons ATGGAtgtggaaatcaataaaaaactCCTTCCTATGAAGGctcattatttctttttcaacgcCG GCCTTGCACCTCTAATGCCCTTCATTCCGACGTACGCCCGGCAATTAGGCGTATCTCAAGTCGGAGTTGGATTAATGTACACGGTGTTCCCGTTTGTTGGTCTTTTAGCGAAACCACTCTTTGGCACTATTGCagataaatttaaaattggcaaacaaatatttatcACTGCAATCATTTTTACTGCCATATTCTTTACAAGCATCTACTATGTTCCTGCCAAAACCAGTGAAGCAATTATTGATTTTGACTGCAGCATAATGACATTATTAAAGACATGTGAAGTAAGTGACAACTGCACACTCACACGAATTAATTTGGAAAATCCTGACATGATGTCAACAATGGAATGCACACTGACGTGCCATTCCCTTGAAAGCCAATTTCTTGAAGAGATGTGCGAAACCTGGAATGTTACTGATGTTTGCAACAAAAATCTAACATCAATTGAAATGAAAACCTATTCAAATATGAGCAAGGCTCTGTTGGAACAAACATGTCTCTATTTCCCTGTAGAAAGTATTATGTTGAATGAAACCAAAGTAGAAAATCCATACTGTAAGACAGCATCTTCAATGAAGTGCAGTACAGTGTGCAACAGTGCAACTGTGATGAGTTACCTTCAGAAACCTCTTACAGAAACTCCACAGGAGCCATACTATGCAACTGTCCAATTTCAAATGCTATTTGGCCTAATGATTGGTGCTTGGGCTAGCACTGCAGTTGTTGTTAGCTTAGGAGATAGCATCTGCTTTAATTTGCTGG GGAGCAAACCGCATGACTATGGAAGGCAAAGGTTATGGGGCGCATTAGGTTGGGGTATATCGGCAATTTTTGCCGGATATCTCATTGATTCAGTAAGCCATGGAAAAAACATGAAAGACTACACTCCAAGTTTCATATTAGTATTTATTATGTTAACAATAAATGCCATTTCTGTATCCAGAATCAAG attGATTACCGCCAAGAGCCTTATGCATTTCAAAAAGTTGTGTCACTTTTCAAAGACGTGAAAGTTGTTCTATTCCTATTCAGTTGTATCACATTCGGAATTTGCATAGGATCGATTTGGCAATTCCTTTTCTG GTATTTAGAAGACCTTGCTTCAGCACAAGGATGTGATTCTTTGGAGTGGATTAAGCTCTTAGAAGGCTTAGCTATGGGCATTCAATGTTTTGCCGGAGAGGCCCCATTTCTGTTTTTATCAG GATGGTTCTTAAACAAGCTTGGTCACGTTCACACCATGACCATGATTTTGTTGGTTATGGGCTTTCGCCTTATATGTTATTCTCTACTAACTAACCCGTGGCTCACACTACCGATAGAATTACTAAACGGATTAACGCTAGGCGTATATTGGTCAACG ATGACATCTTATGCCTACCTAATCGCTCCACCTGGAGCCGGTTCAACTTTACAGGGTATATTCGGAGCCCTTTTTGAAGGCATAg GAACTGCGGTGGGAAGTCTTCTAGGTGGTTTCATTTTCCAAAACTATGGAGGAGCTACCATGTATCGCTCATTCGGAATTTACACGCTAGTTTTTGGTATTCTCTACTCATCCATCCACGCCTTTATGGACCGAAGAAACAAATTGACACGTAAAG aaTCCTACAGTCGTGTAAACCATGGTCCTGATGATCGGCTGTAA
- the LOC116925814 gene encoding ras-related protein Rab-33B, whose amino-acid sequence MMEEANPDIPASSFSSSPQKRVFKIIVVGNSAVGKTCLTYRFCEGRFPGRTEATIGVDFRERVLNVDGEQLKLQLWDTAGQERFRRSMVHHYYRNVNAVVFVYDVTNSHSFESLSSWIEECNDHQLTTKIPRILVGNKCDCRETQVVNTNRAQMFADMHNMPLFETSAKDDSQANHVESIFMTLAHKLKNSRPMMPVQMSQWDNERSHSLFGEEAPNIQLRTGLTCRPTSVNDSCFGC is encoded by the exons ATGATGGAGGAGGCAAATCCAGACATTCCAGCCAGTTCATTCTCATCATCACCTCAAAAAAGGGTGTTCAAGATTATTGTAGTTGGAAATTCAGCTGTTGGAAAGACCTGCTTAACTTACAGATTTTGTGAAGGACGATTTCCAGGGAGAACAGAAGCAACAATTGGAGTAGACTTTAGGGAGAGGGTGTTAAATGTTGATGGAGAACAGTTGAAA TTGCAGCTGTGGGACACAG CTGGCCAGGAAAGATTTAGGCGATCAATGGTACATCACTACTATAGAAATGTAAATgcagttgtttttgtttatgatGTTACCAATTCTCATTCATTTGAG tCTTTATCTAGCTGGATTGAGGAATGTAATGATCATCAACTGACCACAAAGATACCAAGAATCCTGGTTGGAAACAAATGTGATTGCAGAGAAACCCAAGTGGTCAATACTAATAGAGCTCAAATGTTTGCTGATATGCATAACATGCCA CTTTTTGAAACCTCAGCTAAAGATGACAGCCAAGCAAACCATGTTGAATCAATTTTTATGACCTTGGCTCATAAACTTAAAAACTCCAGGCCAATGATGCCGGTTCAGATGTCACAGTGGGACAATGAAAGATCTCATTCTCTCTTTGGTGAAGAAGCTCCCAATATTCAGTTACGGACTGGTTTGACATGTAGACCTACGTCGGTCAACGATTCATGCTTCGGATGTTGA